CATCATTCATTCCATCTGTTGCTGAGTGTATGGATGACTCATCTGAACAATGAGAACTggaggataaaaaaagaaaaatacatgagagaagaaaaatacaccAAGACTTCCTTTTTCCTTTCAGTGAGTCATTGTCTTGTGAATGCAAAGATTTATTAGAAAGTGACATTTTGTAAACCATGTGATATGAACTCCTGCTTTTACTGCCAGTGATAGACGAAAgagcagatatttactgtaatactCACTAAAAGAGCTCACTAAAACACACTTAGTAACAACTGCcttaatattacattattattaagtAATAATGATGGAATTGCAAGTAGACATTATAACTGGGAATAATTCAAACTACATAATATTTAAAGCATTTATACAGATTTCAAATCATAAGTTGAACCACAAGCATGAACCTGACCAGGAACTGAATAAAGCCACTGGCTTTGTGACATAGACACAAACTTTGGGTTGAGTCAGGAACTGTTGCTGTTGATGACAACAGGAAGTGTGGCAATTCCAATCAACCACAATTAAAAAATCCACACCTACTCCCTTCAGCTGTGTACATGCATATGGGTACAAGTACAGCTGAACAAAGTGCAGCAGAGTCCATCTgaatacacacattcaaacatgttAAACACCTGCATGTTcatacacctacacacatactgtacacacaacagAGCACTTTTTGAAGCATATGCACAAGCCTGAATGTACTGGACTGACTTTCACTGATCCATATGAGACACAGTCAGCATGTTCTCACATGTGCACAGTACAGTGTTTACATGCCTCTGGAAGGTCATAGGTCAGGGTGTGAAATCAGTATGAGAGGCTGAAGCTCTGAttatctacagtacagtacatgtagAGTGGttattctgtctttgtgtctcatTGTGACCACTTACTTCTCTGATGTCATTTGAAATTAACTTCCTCTTTCTGCTGttcttgtggttttttttttgtgcttgcCTGTGGCCTGTCTCCATCGGGTCATTGGCTTTTTTCCATCAGTCTATGAGAAATCTAATTATGTGTCCTCTACTCACCAGCCATCTCCTCACTCTTAACATGATCTTGAGttgatgtgaaaaaataatCCTTCTTACTATTATGATTTGGAAGGAGTCTTTTTGCAACATGATTGTAGTAGGGTCACAGGATGATGTCTCGGCATTCCAGTACATACTTCTGCATTCCTCATTACTGGCTGCTTGTAATATCTGTGATCTACAAATTAGTGCGCTATGTTATTATATTTGAATCAGAATGAGAAACAGGcttattgccaagtaggtttggGGTGTCATATTCTTACATTCTCATATTTATGGGTCTCAGATGATTTCTCAtgaagataaaagaaaacagtttaataaGAGAAAATCTTAAATCCTTAAATTgctggtttgtattttttctttgacaCGTGCAAGGTAAGATTCACTTCATGAAAGCCAACTCAATCAAACAATTTAAATGTACCCtctggagttttcttgtaaaccaAGTTATACTTACAATCACTGTTTCTCATCTCAAATGAATCATGTGTCCTTGTTGCTTAACAAACATATTGAGTGCATTTCCTTCcccataaaacatttgcaaagcttcTTCCATGAATGTTATGAAACCTGTATTATTTACACCAAACTTTGCTAGTTTGCGgtcttcttcttccctgttCCCTATAATCATCAGTGAAGCATGCTAACAatgtcacacagacacaggcatGTCATTTTCAGAAGGGCACTTACACACAGACCCTTATAAAGCCCAATCACTGTCCTACCTGTCCGAAGACAGAGTCAACAATGGGTCGCAGTTTCCTCTTGTCTCCCTCTTGCAGCCAGATGTCTTCTGGGTCTCCCACGGGGGAGGACAGACTCAAGGTCTTGGCCTTAGTCTTTGGAGGCCTCTTCATACTGGCTGAGCTCCATCGCCGAAGTGACTCGATCTTCTTTTTGATGGAACCCTGTAGAACGGTGTACAGACACAGATTTAACATGTAGGTGAGAGAAAGTTATTTTACAAGAAGCAAAGGATGCAACAAAACTTAAATAAATGGCAAGAGCAAGAGAACTGAGTGAGAGATGTATTTATGTAGCAGAGATtatgaaagaataaataactGAATGGATGAATTGCACACTTCAAAATCAAATGAACCAACATTCCttgaaatactgtaaaagagaaaaaggctGAGGtagagaagctgcagcagcagatttaagactaaaaacatgcacactcacatatacTGTTGGTCACACACTTAGTTTTAGCATTTAATATAACCTTTATAAGTGTACCAGCCCAGAGCATTTCCAGCATTTGTAGAATTTGGACAGAAAAGATGactcatataaaaaaaaaaattaagcgATGGAAATTGTTGGTTTTACTTTCTTAGTTTTGCTCTAAATGGCAATCCTCATTGATATGTATTGTTTTCAAGTAAGTAAAACACACCCGGTAATTCAGTTTGTAAGCAGTAAACAAATAAGTTAGTGTCCATGCCAGCCAGGCCTCAAATGACAGATGCTGTGACAACTCCGTTGAGTTTATAAGAGGAAGACTGGCAGGACATAGGACACTGCAAAGTCATACTGTATTCTGACATCACTGTGAACTAACCTTCTTCATTAACTTCCCCTCTGGCTCCTCCATAGATGATACGCTCTTCACGTCAGTCATCTTTGCAGCCTGGCTTGCATGCACAGAGAcgttctctttctctgtctctcctcttgtCACGCTCTTGTCCACTCCTCCCCTTTATGTGTCTCTAGAGCATCTGACACTGGTTGATAATCTGTGGCATATCTCCTACTGTTGTTGCCCCtccttctctcatctctctttcatCCCTTCTCCTGTATCGACATTCATCACTCAATTTTTCATCCGTTGGCTTGTATCCAGCTCTTTTCTTGGTTTTCTCTCACTGTACATTTCTTCATTACACACAGTCTTTTTAAACTCTTGGTGTTGATTAATATTACTTTCATAATCAatatgagtgtgtatatgtgtgtgtgtgtttgtgtgtgtgtgtgtgtgtgtgtgtgtgtgtgtgtgtgtgttttcctggaTTCTCTCGTGAAAGAAATTaacttaaaaatgcaaatattttgaaaaaatgtcagtgacacacacattttgtcttttttgagcCTGACACTATTTTCTGTTCATGTATATGACATTTCCAATAATcctgtatttctctctctctctctctccccctctctctttctctctctatttctatGATCTCGTCTGTTCCAATGCTGATGTAGGCTTGTCCCCAATCCTCTGCACTTTGTAATACTTCCCATTGTTCATCACATTCACCATATGGGCCTGTGCACGAGCGAACACAATTCGTACATGTACAATGTGTTGGCCAACAATGTATGATATTCTCCTGCTTTGGGCCAAGGGCACCATTGTGATATGTTGTTTGTATAAAATTGTATCACTCTTTATAAAATAGGTGGGGCATGAATTAAACACCACCTGCAACTGAGTGGAGCTTAAATTTATGTTGATAAACAGGATTAAGTAGATTTTTGGAAATGACTGATCCCCAAAAGGGAACCAAAGAAGGGCTCAGCGGAGCAGGTAAGGATAAATAAAGGGGATGAGCCATTTCCAATGTAGTCTGAAGGAAAACTGAGAGCCAAACTGTTCCCATACCTGAGTAGACCTCATGGAGTTCCCACTGTGAGGACTGTCACTTTGACTTGACTCGACCCATCActttaaagcattttattaaAGAGAATATTCCCATAGACAAATTGAACATCGAAACAAACAAATttgaaaacatacttttttaACCACAActtgttcaataaaaatatagttaaaatgttttaaaaaaaataattctgttgGTGTGAGCAGTAGGACTTTATCACAGCAggcattttgaaatgtaataataaGCATACGTGTTACTAATAaccattaatgatggctctgttctatttaAGTGTCTgagtaagtcatgacagtgtgacagtgagccaacatgcacaatatcaggaccctgaaactgaagcagataaatggaattcagccttgattcatttcattatttacacctgtgcttttcccacTGTGACAAGTCACCATGTCTTCCGTGAAAAAGGCCTACAGTTGTCAGCATAACATGGGTTATAATGATGGACTTACTCATGGGTTAGggttctctctcacacactgagTGAGAATGCAGTTGTTTTGCAATTGTGTAGTTTACCAagtcatttgtttatttaatttttaaattttatgtaCTATTTGTTGTTAGAACAAGgatttctggaaaaaaaatccacatttatCATGCTTTATCCTTTGGGTCAGAAATTCGACAGCAACAAGTGTCAAAACCTCAAACCACAGCATCATTAGGTTATGAGCAATTAGGGCAATGTGACTTCATATTTATCAATATCATTCCAATTATGACCATAATATCAATTTCAGTCAAgttatgcttatttgctttggTGCAAATGAAAAGTTTGTCACTATTTTGCAAATTACTTATATCTTTGGAGATAATGTCATGCTAGCAGCCTGTTGAGGATGCAAATGCTCATTACACACTAGAAAACAAAATTGCTGGATGGATGAAAAATGGAGTGAGAACTCGACCTTTCCACGATCCTTACCACTTATGGAGTAAAAAGTGTAAAGTTTGACCTGAGAACTGCAAGTGCaacttttgacttttgaaagaagaaaaaatacactGCCCCTTTtcaaatgaaagataaaacattaGGTTGCTACAGCTTTACTTGATCTAGTATGACCACTATTTTATGGTGGCTAATGATAGCCAATGGTAGCAAACTAGACAGATATTACagtgtaactgacattactgtgTCAGTTTGTTGACTTAATGACTCTACTCTACTTGTGCTACTGTTACACATTTACTTTAACACTCTCACATTAGCTTCTGTTCAGCAAAGATTATTTTACCTTCATCCTTTGCACAGTGGAAATCTGACAGCATCTCAGAGACAGGCATTGTCTTGGGGTCACCTTTTGTCAGTCAAAGCACTCACTTTACAATAAGGTAGACACATTCATCAGCAGTTGCAAACTAGTCGTAAGTCCATGAATGGCTCATTCATCAGGAATAAATCTGAAATAAGCATTAGAGTACTGCTAATTAGCACATTAAAGTGAGACTACCTTTGAATGTTGAAATTACACATTGTTCTTCTTacaaattaaaagataaattcATAAGCAATCAAACGTGTCCTTGCTCAGTTTAAAACACTCACCGTTTGCTGCTACACCATTAcctggtctggtatgaccagtagcttaaggcagctaatgttagccaacTTTAACTTTAGACATTTTACCTGACATTACTCAGTCAGCTCACTGACTTTATGACTCTTTACTTGTGCTCTACTTGTTCCCACACTTCAGTGGTGTTACATCTTTTTGCTTTGATGGAATCTAGTTCCTAGATATCTCCCACACATCCTactttacatacatgcaaaacaCTGAAAAGGAATAGTAAGGCATAGTATGTTACAAACAATGCCTTGTCATACCAACAATTTGTTGTCAGTAATCAGTTCTCAATAATCAGCAAAATATAATCTACCTAGGTGATTACATCTACTGATTCTTGGTAACTCATGAATCATGTGGAACACCACAAGTTGAACAACAAGGTTTGCCAATATGCTTAAAATCAATTACAATGAAAATCAAACACACTTTGTCTTATTATGAACACCCATGCTAAAACAAAAGGAAAGTACCAATGTACTGTGACCCAGGGTTTGGTATTACAAGAAACAGGAAATCTACTAACAAGGGTCAAGCTCATTTCCTTTAAAGTTATGTAGTCAACAAGTCACAGCAGCAGATAAATTCACATGCTGCATCCTGCCAGCattgacaaacacacagctgcaagCAAAGACAAAGTCTCTCAGTGTGCCAGATTCTGGGACCGGCTTCGACAACCTTCATAATCTTACAGCAAGAGAcactttttgaaaataatttttgacaaACTTGAAATCATTATAAAGCCTGGTTCTTCCTTGGAGCCCAGTGGTAAGTTTAATActgatatttacaaaaaaaaaaagttggtttATTACTTTCTCCAGCTTTAAGTGATCTTGTAGTGGTTGTGCAGTGgtatgtgatgatgatgatgatgatgatgatgatgatgatgatgatatgatatataACAATAATGAATCATATAATGCCAGTGGTGCAATGCTCCTTCCAAATAatgttttacagacaaaatgacaCTATGAACCTGCTTGTTCCCACTCAGGGAACTCTTAAACAGAAATACTTTCAGTCACAAcagagaacattttatttaaattttattagaCTCTCCTTgaatatacacaaacatacataatatttatacacagttgtgtgtgcatacacattGCTATTTTTGATCCTCTCTGGTTGAATTTACGCTGACATGCAACTGTCTTGCTCTTACAAGTTTTTTAACAAATGCCAAGTAATTTCCCcttcactgtatgtgtgtatatatgaggGTATACAGCATTTGAGTGCATGAtggtaaaaagaaaatcactgaTCTGCgatgcagctttaattctcTAGTCAGCATCTGTCGGCTATAAGTACTGTAGCAATGCATTAAACCCTTTTAAAGCAATACTTTCCACCCTCCCCCCACctactctctttttctctcattctttccTTATCACTCATCTGTACCAACTGTTTTTCACAGTGTGTTATATAATCTCTCTGGTTCCATCGTTTCCAACATCTTACATTGTCAATGTGCTCATTGTTCGCCTGCTGTTTAATTATCTTTTTCCTTATCTATCCCCATCCATCACTGCATCACTACATCACttaaaagatcccttcaaagcattttgatgtcttttaatatattattgttCTGCAATCCACAATGGTAAAACTATTCAGTAGAATGTACACAGGATGCACGTCAACCTCTGGCAACACTTCATTCCTCACTGcatttctgtttcctgtttttttttaattcactttgAATCTTCTTTGTTTGCTCCATCACTTTGAAGAGACAAGCCATTGCTGCACATCCACAAAGACATAGTGTAGAGAGGGAAATAGAGGAATAGAGATCATCCCAAAGGGAGGGATAGAGAGTGGAAGATAATCTGCTGGAACTGAATGGCAGAGAGGAAAGTGGAACTTTGTATGTCAGTCTGACCCGTTTAATCCTGCTCTGTCTTTATATTCTGGATCTTCACTCTCTAATATTCTCTCCAAATTACAACTACCTCCATGGTAATCCCACACTGCTGTGGCCTACATTACACCtccgcctgtgtgtgtgtccgacTGAGCGTGATGAAACTAGACAATTGCAACAGCAGTGATGAGACAGTCAATCAAAATGGGTATCAGATATGATCAAATCCAATCACTTAGAAAGGTGATCAGACGTTCACTAGTTCAGATTTAAATAATCCTATATTGTCATTTCATGTCTGTTTACGTAATCAGTGCTATACTGCTCTCTGGTGGCCGTAATCTGAATAGCACGAGCCCTCAACCTAAAGCAACCAAAGTTGTTAGCTTTTGCAGTTTGAATATAAATTTTCTCTCTTATGTTTCtcttgaataaaataataaacatagtCTGTTGTAgctgaaatatgtttgttttctttcatattcCTGTATTCCTCTCATGACCCCTCACATTTATCTTCAGACCTCTTGGAGGTGTTGCAAGATACATGCTAATCTCTCCTGGGAGAGCAGGAGTGCAtttctttcacttcttttcctGTTTATGTACAATTTACTGTGAGAAGAGAAATGTTGAGAAATTTCAGGGCACTGGAATCAAATGATAacatgtcaatcaatcaatcaatcaatcatttttttatttatatagtgccatatcacaacaaaagtcatctcaaggcacttttcacatagagcaggtcaagaccgtgctctttaatttacaaagacccaacaattcccccatgagcaagcacttggcgacagcggtaaggaaaaactcccctttaacgggtagaaacctcaagcagaacccggctcttggtggatggccatctgctttgaccggttgggttgagagagagagagaaagagggaaaggggggggggagacagaataacaacgatcataacaacaatcataacaataatgaCACGGCAGCCAGagaaggatgccaacaggactgtaaAGGACCGTGcaggctcggcccagaacctTCTTGTGAAGTCAATAGACTTCACAAGAAggttttacagtaaaaacagtgaCATGACTAATAAACCAAAGCAGCTCAATAATTTCAGACTGTATAAAATGCCTGTCAATTTAATACTAAAGTGATAcggacaaacaaaaaaaattttcagttataaacaaatataaagccACAAATCCAATACTTTTGGCATTTCAACTACATTCCACCTCACTTTTTGATTCTTGTCCTGATTTCTCTGTTTGACTGTCTTTGAGGCCATGATGAGAGGGCATGAAAGGGGGTGGAATGTCAGGTGATTGACGGGGTGAATGTGAACCCTTTGGTGACCCTGGCACTGCAAAGCTCACATCTCGACTGCTCTTCCGCCTAATATGAGCTCGTATATTTCTACTTTGGGCCATCAGtatccctcctccctcctctacCAGTCCGTCAAACACCGCTCCCAGACTCTGTCGTATTCTCACACAGAAGTTTGGGCAGCTGAAGGCATACAGAATGGGGTTCAACACTGGATTCAAGAATGCAATGGTTGTGGCCAGGGGCAGCCCCACCTCTACCAGTTTGAGATTTGGGCGCCAATACTGGGCTGTTACTTCAATCATACAGAAGATGTGATAGGGAGCCCAGCACAGTACAAATGCTGCGATCACAAATGTTACCATCTTGGTGAAGCTCTTAGACAACTGGCCTTGACTGTTCTGATTAGGGGTAGTGGTGGGGGACAAGGAAGTAGGTGCCAGAGACAATGATGGATCAGAAGCCAGAGGCTTGAGAAAGATAttggtgttttttgtggttGTAGGGGTACTTGCATTGTTTGACACAATCAGTGTATCAGTTAACCTGTTGGTACTCTGCTTCCTTTTCCTGCTTCTGTTTCTCAGGCTGAGAACAATTTGGATGTAGCTCCCTGCAATCACCACCAGGGGGAACAAGAATGCTAGCAACAGCTTAGAgatggctgttgctgcttgccTCACTTTGCAGTCTCTCTCAAGCATGGTTGAATACATTGCAAAATTATGATAGCACAGTTTCCTCCCATCCAGTTTCTCAGTCACTGAGCGGAACAGGAGGTAAGGAAATGTATTAATTGCTGCCCATAGCCAACCCAGTACACACACCTTCCACGCTCCTGCCACTGACCGATGATTCTGGCTCCACACTGGTTTGACCACCAGAATGCAGCGGTCCAGTGAAATGGCTGCCAGCAGAAAGGCTGACACAAACATGTTCAAGAAGAAGATGGAAGCCTGTATTTTGCAAAGTAGGCTGCCAAGCTCCCAGCTGTGGGAGGAGCTAAGGTAGTGAGTGAAGAAGGGAAGTGTCAGGGTGGCTAGGAAGTCAGACATGGCCAGGTTGAGCACCCAAACTGAAGCTACAGTACGGCGCCGTAGGCGGAAGCCCACCACCCAAAGGATCAGGGTGTTCTCCAAAATCCCTAAGCAGGAGACCAGACCGTGGAAGCAAACTACAACCAAATTggcctctgtgttgttgttgaggTTGTGCTTCCGCATGATCTGTAGCAGGGGACAATACTGCTTCTCCTCTAAGCCATCCAAGGTGGAGGTCATGTTCGACATTGGTgctctaaaagaaaaaagacagcaacAAGAAGCTAATGATTAAAATCAGAGGTACGGGTACTTGCCTGCTTGTTCTTGTTGGGAAGCTGAATGCTTTGTACATGTTTCCTTCTGTAGTAGCTGATGTTCTATTTTGCATGTTCACATTTGTTTATAGCAGAAAATATTTACGAGTACACTGTGCTATAGTGATGGAGCTGagggtgatgatggtgatgatgatgctaTCACCAGTAGACATGCCCTTGCCTGTAGACAGCTGACAAATCCTCACTTCCTATCTTCATATCCCATGATTCAATCAAATGAGCATCATAATCGTCTTGCTTGTTAATCTTCATTGATCAATTACAAATTTACCAAGCTGCCAAGGAAACGGTAAAGAAATCTTTATTAAGTGCAATTAAATAGATAATTGAAAGACTTAAATCAACAATATCAGTGATGGGATTAAAGTATTATTCTTGGCTTTAGTCTACTGTACTATGACTTTGACTCATATTGACCACAACAGCCTGCATTTTAGGATTTTCAACAGTACAATCACACAGTG
The DNA window shown above is from Thunnus maccoyii chromosome 2, fThuMac1.1, whole genome shotgun sequence and carries:
- the LOC121881392 gene encoding prostaglandin D2 receptor 2, which translates into the protein MTSTLDGLEEKQYCPLLQIMRKHNLNNNTEANLVVVCFHGLVSCLGILENTLILWVVGFRLRRRTVASVWVLNLAMSDFLATLTLPFFTHYLSSSHSWELGSLLCKIQASIFFLNMFVSAFLLAAISLDRCILVVKPVWSQNHRSVAGAWKVCVLGWLWAAINTFPYLLFRSVTEKLDGRKLCYHNFAMYSTMLERDCKVRQAATAISKLLLAFLFPLVVIAGSYIQIVLSLRNRSRKRKQSTNRLTDTLIVSNNASTPTTTKNTNIFLKPLASDPSLSLAPTSLSPTTTPNQNSQGQLSKSFTKMVTFVIAAFVLCWAPYHIFCMIEVTAQYWRPNLKLVEVGLPLATTIAFLNPVLNPILYAFSCPNFCVRIRQSLGAVFDGLVEEGGGILMAQSRNIRAHIRRKSSRDVSFAVPGSPKGSHSPRQSPDIPPPFMPSHHGLKDSQTEKSGQESKSEVECS